Proteins encoded by one window of Desulfobaccales bacterium:
- a CDS encoding MerR family transcriptional regulator → MAEREYSIGELAAQAKVSRRTVRFYVVLGLISPPTGRGRGRHYTDRHLEEILATRTLQDRGLSLAEIQARKGSEGLTALLAATGPPVLCPELYTKIELSPGVWLEFRHEAAALTPGEIMELARRCREIITSQGRK, encoded by the coding sequence ATGGCCGAAAGGGAATACAGCATCGGGGAGCTGGCGGCGCAGGCCAAGGTGAGCCGGCGCACGGTGAGGTTCTATGTGGTCCTGGGGCTCATCTCGCCGCCCACTGGGCGGGGCCGAGGCCGCCATTACACCGACCGGCACCTGGAGGAGATCCTGGCCACCCGCACCCTACAGGATAGGGGGTTATCGTTGGCGGAGATTCAGGCCCGGAAGGGGTCCGAGGGCTTGACGGCCCTCTTGGCCGCCACCGGCCCGCCGGTGTTATGCCCCGAGCTTTACACCAAAATCGAGCTCTCCCCCGGGGTGTGGCTGGAGTTCCGCCATGAGGCCGCGGCCTTAACACCGGGGGAAATCATGGAGCTTGCCCGCCGTTGCCGGGAGATCATCACCAGCCAGGGGAGGAAATAG
- a CDS encoding BrxA family protein, whose amino-acid sequence MKYKHNNYTTRLQKCGALLADMRLLVRHWSDKLNYDKQIHDFIIENILGKKTRSRTIDILQRAFFQRFIKGNPPESWKILRPLEDRDVSIDIVSPIYFWITSRSENLIYDFVTEFLYHRIKSPDFLIRTDETIQWLRKQLADRGQIWSEAVTLRVARGLLAALRDFGILQGKLIKKITPIYLPCESFAYLAFALFSLRNTGKRLVIHPDWRLFFLSSSGVEHLFLEAHQNGFLRYAAAGEIHCIEFPTQSFEGMADVILGRRV is encoded by the coding sequence ATGAAATATAAACATAATAATTATACAACACGACTACAAAAATGTGGAGCGCTATTAGCTGATATGCGTCTTCTTGTTCGTCATTGGAGCGATAAACTTAATTATGATAAGCAAATTCATGATTTTATCATTGAGAACATTTTAGGAAAAAAAACTAGGTCTCGAACAATTGACATATTACAAAGAGCTTTCTTCCAAAGATTTATAAAAGGGAATCCTCCCGAGTCGTGGAAAATTTTGCGACCATTAGAAGACCGTGATGTAAGTATAGATATCGTAAGTCCTATTTATTTCTGGATAACAAGTAGGTCTGAAAATTTAATATACGATTTTGTTACAGAGTTTCTTTATCATCGAATTAAAAGCCCCGATTTTTTGATTAGGACAGATGAAACTATACAGTGGCTAAGAAAGCAGCTGGCTGATAGGGGACAAATTTGGTCTGAAGCCGTCACCCTTCGGGTAGCCCGAGGTCTTTTGGCCGCTCTCCGTGATTTTGGAATTCTTCAGGGAAAATTAATAAAAAAAATCACTCCAATTTATTTGCCTTGTGAATCTTTTGCATATTTAGCTTTTGCTTTATTTTCTTTAAGAAACACGGGCAAGCGTCTTGTCATCCATCCCGATTGGCGACTTTTTTTCCTAAGCTCTTCAGGAGTCGAACATCTTTTTCTTGAGGCGCACCAAAATGGTTTCCTTCGGTATGCCGCAGCTGGGGAGATTCACTGCATAGAATTCCCGACGCAATCATTTGAGGGAATGGCCGATGTCATCCTTGGCAGAAGAGTTTAA
- a CDS encoding BREX protein BrxB domain-containing protein: MRISAYHDLPFAIFRYDPKDEFKCRKHIRLLSLSLEAKLNKKVTLISLGKILWKIVDETEGMDAIINTEKQLGFTRAQQTVNSLLLDQDFLPLTDILEYRLNKLNPAIDIVFLVRVGGISPAIYRCSALLDQLHGRVLVPIILFYPGSIEGQTSLRFMNLPNRNNVGSYNYRVKIYGGKS, encoded by the coding sequence ATGCGAATCAGCGCTTATCATGATCTTCCCTTTGCCATATTCCGCTATGACCCTAAAGATGAATTTAAGTGTCGCAAGCATATCAGGCTCCTATCCCTTTCTCTTGAAGCTAAACTTAATAAGAAAGTGACTTTAATATCCTTAGGGAAAATCCTCTGGAAGATTGTCGACGAGACTGAAGGCATGGATGCAATTATCAATACTGAAAAACAATTAGGTTTTACACGTGCCCAACAGACAGTAAATAGCCTTTTATTAGATCAGGATTTCCTCCCCTTAACTGATATTCTGGAATATCGCCTAAATAAATTAAATCCTGCCATTGATATCGTTTTTTTAGTGAGAGTCGGGGGCATTTCCCCAGCCATATATCGATGCTCTGCTTTATTAGATCAATTGCATGGCCGGGTTTTAGTGCCCATCATCCTTTTTTATCCAGGTTCCATCGAAGGCCAGACTTCACTTCGCTTTATGAACCTGCCTAATCGGAATAATGTGGGCTCTTACAATTACCGGGTAAAGATTTATGGAGGTAAATCATGA
- the brxC gene encoding BREX system P-loop protein BrxC, whose translation MTIRELFAKPIDRKIEEVIKVEQHNEETVLNELKEYIVTHSIKEHFIHIFDEIIEGHLSPREGIGIWVSGFFGSGKSSFAKILGYTTAAIPVYQKPASEIFKEHVKDEKISGRLDVITRSIPMDAVIFDLSMDRGVRTASERITEIMYKALLRKLDYAEDFDLAELEITLEQDGLLETFVNRFEEIHGKSWKTRRKLGLAINEASVVLHQLDPKTYPQADSYARSIGTGRADITANKLAERAFELAERRRPGKALIFIIDEVGQYVSRSVEKMLDLQGLVQAFGMEGKNRVQQRKAVSPFWIVVTSQEKLNEIVDALDSKRIELARLQDRFRITIDIKQSDIPEITGERILKKNPIGYQKLSELFEANQGRLNTFCKLERTSRKTSIDKDEFIRLYPYLPYQIDLCIDIVAGLRLKRGAYRHIGGSNRTIIKQAQEMMINPRTMLADAPIGTLVTLDKVYELLYLGNLLPTETTREVDEVPKLLPGNDMALKVAKAIALLETVKDLPKTVHNLAVVLHPSVTSDSVKSEVENAIKALEKAQVIRDSEEGYKLLTVQEKNWDTKRRGLEPKPADRKRLLKEIVKEIFSDPKIRTYRYKNLKLFKLSLSVEGDIVDAEGQVPLQILIAEEPENLDVRINEGREASIEKTGEIYWIITIGEDIHENITELFRSSEMIGEYERLAAQGKLTPEEISCLVEEKNRRERYQRELRTALSQALQSGSGFFRGVQRDGSSLGQSISEVFGQLMDWTIPALYPKLEMGVRHLKGDEAEKFLTAANLNALPPVFYDGNQGLNLVTKEGAKFVPNLSAEICKEVLAYLVREHKYGNKITGKTLETHFQGPGYGWDLDVIQLVMAVLLRGGAVEVTYQGRRYSNYLDHSARLPFTTKPAFRSASFAPREPLDLRTLAEAARQYEEITGKEVDVEEGAIAQAFKKLAAEDREQLLPLVARMHALKLPGLEFMETYLQNVEGILEMPADTCVKTLAAEGKSYREARCRSGRLAEATSEKNLEIIKNARELQIMFTRSPGLLDKLQTDGNIKLKFQELVDILNSETFYESLEALRLASAYITKAYGDLYRETHVRRAEVYGQALESVKGMPEWAAISADPSISETERQAVLLPLTQRAEHDLDFPEGAETCGACGATISQMETDISVVEAIKDGVVKRVLELFAPEEKIERVRVSTLFSGKLETLNDVNTVIEQLRDYLEKLVSQGVKVLLE comes from the coding sequence ATGACAATACGGGAACTCTTTGCAAAACCGATTGATCGCAAAATAGAAGAAGTTATCAAGGTTGAACAACATAATGAAGAAACTGTTTTAAATGAATTAAAAGAATATATTGTTACTCATTCAATCAAAGAACATTTTATTCATATTTTTGATGAGATTATTGAAGGTCATCTAAGCCCCAGGGAAGGCATCGGTATTTGGGTTTCTGGGTTCTTTGGTTCAGGAAAATCATCTTTTGCCAAAATATTAGGGTATACAACCGCAGCTATACCTGTCTACCAAAAGCCTGCCAGCGAAATATTTAAAGAACATGTCAAAGATGAAAAAATTAGCGGGCGGTTGGATGTTATCACCAGAAGCATACCAATGGACGCAGTCATCTTTGATTTGTCCATGGACCGCGGTGTGCGAACCGCCTCAGAACGCATTACTGAAATCATGTATAAGGCCCTTTTAAGAAAACTGGATTATGCCGAAGATTTTGATTTGGCGGAACTAGAGATTACCCTCGAACAAGATGGCTTATTAGAGACCTTCGTTAACCGCTTTGAGGAAATACACGGTAAGTCATGGAAGACCAGGCGCAAGCTGGGCTTGGCTATCAATGAAGCCAGCGTTGTTTTACATCAATTAGACCCAAAGACTTATCCACAAGCAGATTCTTATGCCCGCTCTATAGGCACAGGTAGAGCCGACATTACCGCCAATAAATTGGCGGAGAGGGCCTTCGAATTGGCAGAGCGCAGGCGCCCTGGCAAGGCCCTCATTTTTATTATCGACGAAGTCGGGCAATATGTCTCCCGCAGTGTCGAAAAAATGTTGGACCTCCAAGGTTTGGTGCAGGCATTTGGCATGGAAGGGAAAAATCGGGTGCAACAGAGGAAAGCCGTCTCTCCTTTCTGGATCGTTGTTACCTCTCAGGAGAAACTTAATGAGATTGTTGACGCCCTGGATTCCAAGAGAATCGAACTGGCCAGATTACAAGACCGCTTCCGTATTACCATTGATATAAAACAATCAGATATTCCTGAAATTACTGGTGAACGCATTTTAAAGAAGAACCCTATTGGTTACCAAAAACTGTCCGAACTTTTTGAGGCCAACCAGGGGCGGCTTAATACTTTCTGCAAACTGGAGCGCACTAGCCGGAAAACCTCAATCGATAAGGATGAATTCATCAGACTCTACCCCTACCTGCCTTATCAAATTGATCTCTGCATTGACATAGTAGCTGGGTTGCGACTCAAGAGGGGAGCATATCGTCATATCGGAGGTAGCAACCGCACCATCATCAAGCAGGCCCAGGAGATGATGATAAATCCCCGCACTATGTTGGCTGATGCCCCCATCGGCACGCTGGTCACTTTAGATAAAGTTTACGAACTCTTATACCTGGGGAATCTTCTACCAACTGAAACCACCCGGGAAGTTGACGAAGTGCCTAAACTCCTCCCTGGCAATGATATGGCATTGAAAGTAGCCAAAGCCATCGCCTTGCTCGAGACAGTCAAAGACCTTCCTAAAACCGTGCATAACCTGGCAGTAGTGCTTCATCCCTCGGTGACCTCTGACTCCGTCAAATCAGAAGTGGAAAATGCAATAAAGGCTTTGGAAAAGGCCCAGGTTATTCGCGACTCTGAGGAAGGTTATAAGTTGCTTACTGTTCAGGAAAAAAATTGGGATACCAAAAGAAGAGGATTGGAACCCAAGCCTGCGGACCGTAAGCGCCTTTTGAAAGAAATTGTAAAGGAAATTTTCAGCGATCCCAAGATCCGAACCTATAGGTATAAAAACCTCAAATTATTTAAACTGTCTCTTTCGGTGGAAGGCGACATTGTAGATGCCGAAGGTCAAGTTCCCCTCCAAATATTGATAGCGGAGGAACCGGAAAACCTGGACGTTCGGATAAACGAAGGGCGGGAGGCCAGCATCGAAAAGACTGGTGAAATTTATTGGATAATCACTATTGGCGAGGATATCCATGAAAATATAACGGAACTCTTTAGATCGAGCGAAATGATCGGAGAGTATGAACGCCTTGCTGCCCAAGGAAAACTTACTCCCGAAGAAATATCTTGTTTAGTGGAGGAAAAAAATCGTCGGGAACGTTATCAGCGAGAGCTACGCACAGCATTGAGTCAGGCCTTGCAATCCGGGAGCGGGTTTTTCCGTGGAGTTCAACGGGATGGCTCATCCCTAGGCCAATCCATCTCGGAAGTCTTCGGTCAGCTGATGGATTGGACTATACCCGCTCTCTACCCCAAGTTGGAAATGGGGGTTCGCCATCTAAAGGGAGATGAGGCGGAAAAGTTCCTCACAGCCGCCAACCTGAATGCTCTTCCACCCGTCTTTTACGATGGGAATCAGGGATTGAACCTGGTAACTAAAGAGGGTGCCAAGTTTGTCCCCAATCTCTCTGCCGAGATCTGCAAGGAAGTGCTTGCCTATTTAGTCCGAGAACATAAATATGGCAACAAGATAACCGGCAAGACGCTAGAAACTCATTTTCAAGGACCCGGCTATGGCTGGGACTTGGATGTGATCCAATTGGTTATGGCAGTACTCCTCCGGGGAGGTGCGGTGGAGGTAACCTACCAAGGACGTAGATATAGCAACTACTTAGACCATTCGGCTCGGTTACCCTTCACCACAAAACCCGCCTTTCGTTCTGCCTCTTTTGCCCCCCGGGAGCCCCTTGATCTTCGAACCTTGGCCGAGGCCGCTCGGCAGTACGAAGAAATCACCGGCAAGGAAGTAGATGTGGAAGAAGGTGCCATAGCCCAGGCCTTCAAAAAACTAGCCGCAGAAGACCGGGAGCAATTATTGCCCCTGGTAGCTCGCATGCATGCCTTAAAACTGCCAGGTCTGGAATTCATGGAGACCTACCTCCAGAATGTTGAAGGCATCCTGGAGATGCCCGCCGACACCTGCGTAAAGACCTTGGCCGCCGAGGGCAAAAGTTACCGGGAAGCCCGTTGCCGGAGCGGGCGCTTGGCCGAGGCTACCTCCGAAAAGAATCTTGAAATTATTAAGAATGCCCGTGAGCTCCAGATCATGTTCACCCGCTCGCCTGGGTTATTGGATAAGCTCCAAACTGATGGGAATATTAAATTAAAATTCCAGGAACTCGTTGACATCCTTAATTCTGAGACCTTTTATGAATCCTTAGAAGCTTTGCGTCTGGCTTCGGCCTATATTACCAAGGCTTACGGCGATCTTTACCGGGAAACTCATGTACGTCGTGCTGAGGTATATGGCCAAGCCTTAGAAAGTGTCAAAGGTATGCCGGAATGGGCGGCTATCTCGGCAGACCCCTCCATCAGCGAGACAGAGCGCCAGGCTGTGCTCTTACCCCTGACTCAACGCGCAGAGCATGACCTGGATTTCCCCGAGGGAGCTGAGACTTGCGGAGCCTGTGGAGCTACCATCTCCCAGATGGAGACCGACATCAGCGTCGTGGAGGCTATCAAGGACGGCGTCGTTAAACGGGTTTTAGAATTGTTCGCTCCGGAAGAGAAAATCGAGCGGGTTCGGGTCTCCACTTTGTTTTCCGGGAAGCTGGAAACTCTAAATGACGTGAACACGGTTATCGAACAATTAAGAGACTACCTTGAAAAACTGGTCTCCCAGGGCGTCAAGGTGCTATTGGAGTAA
- a CDS encoding HEPN domain-containing protein, with the protein MACTALEAFFWDVLRENVLTVVKARRTGADESLRNLTFTLGDYISIQQYDDPDLRLKQIILKNFERGTLYDVNSIDKVVQTLTVRNFWEQIEKNTKTPAGESRRYIEDLIWRRNQIAHRADRPDEGEEADPLGLRAISFAWTNQRVQTSRTLVTASANLFRRVIKRLEDDIRVAEEQAEARRLAKLG; encoded by the coding sequence GTGGCCTGTACCGCCCTGGAGGCCTTCTTTTGGGATGTGCTGCGGGAAAATGTTCTCACCGTGGTCAAGGCCAGGCGGACCGGCGCGGATGAATCACTGCGCAACCTGACCTTTACCCTCGGCGACTACATTTCCATTCAGCAATATGACGATCCGGATCTGAGGCTCAAGCAGATCATCCTGAAAAATTTCGAGCGAGGCACACTCTATGATGTCAATTCCATCGATAAAGTAGTCCAGACCCTGACCGTGAGAAATTTTTGGGAACAGATTGAAAAAAACACCAAGACTCCCGCTGGCGAATCGCGCCGCTACATCGAGGACCTTATTTGGCGCCGGAATCAAATCGCTCACCGCGCCGACCGGCCTGACGAAGGTGAGGAAGCCGATCCTTTAGGGCTCCGCGCCATTTCTTTTGCCTGGACCAATCAGCGGGTGCAGACGTCCAGGACCCTGGTGACCGCCAGTGCCAACCTGTTTCGCCGGGTCATCAAACGCCTGGAAGACGATATCCGGGTGGCGGAAGAGCAGGCCGAGGCCCGGCGGCTGGCCAAGTTGGGCTGA